In a genomic window of Carassius gibelio isolate Cgi1373 ecotype wild population from Czech Republic chromosome A3, carGib1.2-hapl.c, whole genome shotgun sequence:
- the LOC127951787 gene encoding prostasin-like, translated as MMFWTLSFVFVINVLTKGCDCQSLACGSAPLNTKIVGGTNASAGAWPWQASLHQYGRHFCGGSLINSDWVLSAAHCFQSSSSLSAYTVYLGRQSQELFNQHELSRNVSQIILHPEYNHLLNDNDMALLRLSSPVSFSNYIQPVCLAAEGSTFNSDTMWVTGWGHVNSGESLPSPQILQEVDVPVVGNSKCNCLYKGSITDNMMCAGPLEGGKDSCQGDSGGPLAIKQGSNWIQAGVVSFGQGCALPNFPGVYARVSKYQNWISQHVGLNNTGFIRFNSTTPVNNETCPTQPTLCGGSAGSWPWMASVTYNNKRMCVGTLVSDQFVMTSASCVARLTDMNGLAVILNVVQWDCSSITVQADVTNVFFDDVLGNGVALLQLSYPFNQVGNLVVDMFGPSFGPGTQCSVIGWSPAEVMSFLPFREFQTTIVNCDLSGNTGINICTERLNVQQDDDGSPLLCRWDGMWVQTGILSISPDSQTSPNSTAQINSTVFIQISPFSFFLTNTLYNVPSILGGAESFSPLSLTYILLLSLPALLQAFY; from the exons ATGATGTTCTGGACACTAAGTTTCGTTTTTGTGATCAATGTCCTGACCAAAG GGTGTGACTGCCAATCTTTAG CATGTGGCAGTGCACCTCTCAATACAAAAATTGTGGGGGGAACGAATGCGTCTGCCGGCGCTTGGCCATGGCAAGCCAGCCTTCACCAGTATGGGAGACATTTCTGTGGTGGATCACTCATCAACAGTGATTGGGTTCTGTCAGCAGCTCACTGCTTTCAAAG CAGTTCCAGTCTTTCAGCCTATACCGTGTATCTGGGTCGGCAGAGTCAAGAACTATTCAATCAACACGAGTTGTCCAGAAACGTCTCTCAAATCATACTTCATCCAGAATACAACCACCTTCTTAATGACAATGACATGGCTCTGCTGCGTCTCTCCTCACCTGTGTCCTTCAGTAATTACATCCAACCAGTCTGTCTGGCGGCAGAGGGAAGCACATTCAACAGTGACACGATGTGGGTCACAGGTTGGGGACATGTTAATTCAGGCG AATCCCTTCCTTCACCTCAAATCCTACAGGAGGTGGATGTTCCCGTAGTTGGAAACAGTAAATGTAACTGCCTTTATAAAGGATCAATAACAGACAACATGATGTGCGCTGGACCATTGGAAGGTGGAAAAGATTCTTGTCAG GGTGACTCGGGAGGACCACTGGCCATTAAACAGGGCTCTAATTGGATCCAGGCTGGCGTTGTGAGTTTCGGTCAGGGTTGTGCTCTGCCTAATTTTCCTGGCGTATACGCCAGAGTGTCTAAGTACCAGAACTGGATCAGTCAGCATGTTGGCTTGAATAATACGGGTTTCATCCGTTTTAACTCCACTACTCCTGTTAACAATGAGACTTGTCCTACTCAGC CGACATTGTGTGGAGGTTCTGCAGGTTCATGGCCATGGATGGCCAGTGTAACTTATAACAATAAACGGATGTGTGTAGGAACTTTGGTCTCTGACCAATTCGTCATGACCTCTGCTAGCTGCGTTGCCAG ATTAACTGATATGAATGGATTGGCAGTCATCCTCAACGTTGTCCAGTGGGACTGCTCCAGCATCACAGTGCAAGCTGATGtgacaaatgtcttttttgaCGATGTTTTAGGCAATGGTGTAGCACTCCTGCAACTGTCTTATCCATTTAATCAAGTTGGAAATTTAGTGGTTGACATGTTTGGTCCAAGCTTTGGCCCTGGTACTCAATGTTCAGTAATTGGTTGGAGCCCAGCAGAAGTTATGT CATTTCTACCTTTTCGGGAATTCCAGACCACCATTGTAAACTGCGATCTTTCAGGCAACACAGGCATCAACATCTGCACAGAGCGTTTGAACGTTCAGCAG GATGATGACGGCAGTCCTCTGCTGTGTAGATGGGACGGCATGTGGGTTCAGACTGGTATTCTGTCCATTTCCCCAGACAGTCAGACAAGCCCAAACTCCACAGCACAGATCAACAGCACAGTCTTCATCCAGATCTCTCCCTTCTCCTTCTTCCTGACTAACACTCTCTACAACGTCCCATCTATTCTGGGTGGGGCTGAGTCATTCTCGCCCCTCTCTCTCACCTACatcctcctgctctctctcccaGCCCTCCTCCAGGCCTTTTACTGA